Within the Streptomyces sp. R41 genome, the region CGAGCATGCTGAACTTCGTGACGCAGTGCAGATCGGCCACGACGGACGCGTACGGCAGGGCCGTGAACTCCTCGTGGGTCCAGCAGTGCTTCTCGCCGTCGGCGGTGGCGCCGAAGACCCTGAACTCCCAGCGTTCGGAGCGGAACTTGGGTACGGGCCCGTAGTGCGTGACCGGCCAGCCGCGCTGAAGTCGCTGCCCCGGCGGAAGCTCCGACTGCGCCGCTTCTCGAGATTCACGCTCCACCGGCTGACCCATGACTCCATCCTGACAGACCCGGGACAGTGCACATGACCAGCCCTGGTCGGATTCGGGCAACTCCTACTAAGCGTGCACTTACTGGACGGCCTTGTGTGCCGGTGCAAGGATGCGGCCCAACCTGCCCAGTCCCCCGCTTGGAAGGAGCCTCTGCGATGCAGGGCGACCCCGAGGTCCTCGAGTTTCTGAACGAACAGCTCACCGGCGAGCTGACGGCGATCAACCAGTACTGGCTGCACTACCGCATCCAGGACAACAAGGGCTGGACGAAGCTCGCCAAGTACACGCGTGAAGAATCCATCGATGAGATGAAGCACGCGGACAAGCTCACCGAGCGCATCCTCATGCTGGACGGCCTGCCGAACTACCAGCGGCTGTTCCACGTACGGGTCGGACAGACGGTCACCGAGATGTTCCAGGCCGACCGGCAGGTGGAGGTCGAGGCAATCGACCGCCTCAAGCGGGGGATCGAGGTGATGCGCACGAAGGGCGACATCACGTCCGCGAACATCTTCGAGTCGATCCTCGAGGACGAGGAGCACCACATCGACTATCTGGACACCCAGCTGGAGCTGATCGAGAAGCTCGGCGAGGCGCTCTACATCGCGCAGCAGATCGAACAGCCGGACAGCTGAACAGCCTCTAAGCGGCCTCGTCCAAAGAGGCAGACACCCGGACCTCGGAGAGCACCGGCCTGCCCTCGTCCGCGAGCTCACGGCGCGGGCACGCGCCCCGGCCCAGCAGGGCCTGAATCCGGCGGACGCACGAACCGCAGTCCGTGCCCGCCTTGCACGCCGACGCTATC harbors:
- a CDS encoding bacterioferritin-associated ferredoxin, producing the protein MYVCNCFGVTEAQVKRHAEDGACTPRQIASACKAGTDCGSCVRRIQALLGRGACPRRELADEGRPVLSEVRVSASLDEAA
- the bfr gene encoding bacterioferritin, yielding MQGDPEVLEFLNEQLTGELTAINQYWLHYRIQDNKGWTKLAKYTREESIDEMKHADKLTERILMLDGLPNYQRLFHVRVGQTVTEMFQADRQVEVEAIDRLKRGIEVMRTKGDITSANIFESILEDEEHHIDYLDTQLELIEKLGEALYIAQQIEQPDS